A section of the Streptomyces sp. CG1 genome encodes:
- a CDS encoding class I SAM-dependent methyltransferase, with the protein MTTAIDHYAQLLAEHYTWMLGGDIAAVAEGQAQLLSELGVRPGTAGTLAADLGCGPGPQSLALASLGFSPVLAVDTSEPLLAELTELAARTGHSSAVRPLHGDIRTALGEHAQPASLAAVVCMGDTLTHLPGTTDVTAMLADAARCLAPGGQLVLSHRDLTLPRTGTDRFLPVRATDDRIMTCVLEYTDDETVMVHDLIHTRTGATWELRVSAYPKLRVSPAWLVECCAGLGLDVRHSAEGPRGLHVVVAVKS; encoded by the coding sequence ATGACCACCGCCATCGACCACTACGCGCAACTCCTCGCCGAGCACTACACCTGGATGCTCGGCGGCGACATCGCCGCTGTCGCCGAAGGCCAGGCGCAACTGCTGAGCGAGCTGGGCGTCCGTCCCGGGACCGCCGGGACGCTCGCCGCCGACCTCGGCTGCGGGCCCGGACCGCAGAGCCTGGCCCTGGCCTCGCTCGGCTTCTCGCCCGTCCTCGCCGTCGACACCAGCGAACCCCTGCTCGCCGAACTCACCGAACTCGCGGCGCGCACCGGCCACTCCTCGGCCGTCCGCCCCCTCCACGGCGACATCCGTACGGCGCTGGGCGAACACGCCCAGCCGGCGAGCCTGGCCGCGGTGGTGTGCATGGGCGACACGCTGACCCATCTGCCGGGCACGACGGACGTGACGGCGATGCTGGCCGACGCGGCCCGCTGTCTCGCTCCCGGTGGCCAACTGGTGCTCAGCCACCGGGATCTGACGCTCCCCCGCACAGGCACCGACCGCTTCCTTCCGGTACGTGCCACCGACGACCGGATCATGACCTGCGTCCTGGAGTACACGGACGACGAGACGGTCATGGTCCACGACCTGATCCACACCCGCACCGGCGCGACCTGGGAACTCCGTGTCAGCGCCTATCCGAAGCTCCGCGTCAGCCCCGCGTGGCTGGTCGAGTGCTGCGCGGGCCTGGGGCTGGACGTGAGGCACAGTGCCGAGGGGCCGCGCGGACTGCATGTCGTCGTCGCGGTCAAGTCATGA
- a CDS encoding Glu/Leu/Phe/Val dehydrogenase dimerization domain-containing protein: protein MLDHEEVVIRVGRRSGLPVIVAVHSTALGPAAGGLRIWHYPDWRDGLTDALRLSAGMTLKMAVAGLPSGGGKTVVALPEGTSLGPDRRRAVLRDVADVIASLDGRYATGPDVGTGPADMAVIGETTPHVFCRPEESGGSGDSSPHTALGTLAALRAVSRHLHGTPALDGRRLAVIGLGRVGEHLARLLAAEGAELTVTDIEPGRQALTEALGAAWRGPEEILTEDVDVVVPAALGSLLTREVVPRLRCKAVAGPANNQLATPDVADLMRRHGIVWVPDYVAGAGGVVNAISTELHHAGPGEARARVLAVEQTVGELLDAAAREGVTPARAAAETARRRLRAADRPSVPHLGDLCPADQVAGK, encoded by the coding sequence GTGCTCGATCACGAAGAGGTTGTCATCCGAGTCGGTCGCCGGTCCGGTCTGCCGGTGATCGTGGCCGTTCACTCCACCGCGCTCGGGCCGGCGGCCGGCGGGCTCCGGATCTGGCACTACCCGGACTGGCGGGACGGACTCACCGACGCGCTGCGCCTGTCGGCGGGCATGACCCTGAAGATGGCGGTCGCCGGACTGCCCAGCGGCGGCGGGAAGACGGTCGTCGCACTGCCGGAAGGGACGAGTCTCGGCCCGGACCGACGGCGGGCCGTGCTCCGGGACGTCGCCGATGTCATCGCCTCGCTGGACGGGAGGTACGCGACCGGGCCGGACGTCGGAACCGGGCCCGCCGACATGGCCGTCATCGGCGAGACCACCCCGCATGTGTTCTGCCGGCCCGAGGAGTCGGGCGGGAGCGGCGACTCGTCCCCGCACACCGCGCTGGGCACGCTCGCCGCGCTGCGCGCCGTGAGCCGGCACCTCCACGGCACGCCCGCTCTGGACGGCCGCCGCCTCGCCGTGATCGGCCTGGGCCGGGTCGGCGAGCACCTCGCGCGGCTGCTGGCGGCCGAGGGAGCCGAGCTGACGGTCACCGACATCGAGCCCGGCAGACAGGCCTTGACCGAGGCGCTCGGCGCGGCCTGGCGCGGCCCGGAGGAGATCCTCACCGAGGACGTCGACGTCGTCGTACCGGCGGCGCTCGGGTCGCTGCTCACCCGGGAGGTCGTACCGCGCCTGCGCTGCAAGGCCGTCGCAGGACCGGCGAACAACCAGCTCGCCACGCCGGACGTCGCCGACCTGATGCGGCGTCACGGCATCGTCTGGGTGCCCGACTACGTCGCCGGCGCGGGCGGAGTCGTGAACGCCATCAGCACCGAACTCCACCATGCCGGACCCGGCGAGGCCCGCGCACGGGTCCTCGCCGTCGAACAGACTGTCGGGGAACTGCTCGACGCCGCGGCACGTGAGGGTGTGACGCCCGCGCGGGCCGCCGCCGAGACGGCCCGGCGACGCCTGCGCGCCGCCGACCGCCCGTCCGTCCCTCACCTCGGGGACCTCTGCCCGGCGGATCAGGTCGCAGGAAAGTGA
- a CDS encoding Lrp/AsnC family transcriptional regulator, with translation MDELDSEIVRLLQSDARQSNRELARKLGVAPSTCLERVRALTRRGVIRGYHADIDPAALNRGVQALVSVQVRPLNRTVIDTFKGFASSLPEVLHVFVLSGGDDFLLHVAVQDLDRLHAFLVDRLSKRAEITGFRTSMIFQQVSNTTPPSLPS, from the coding sequence ATGGACGAACTTGATTCGGAGATCGTGCGGCTTCTGCAATCGGATGCGCGGCAGTCGAACCGCGAACTCGCCCGCAAACTCGGTGTGGCGCCCTCGACCTGTCTGGAACGGGTCCGAGCCCTCACCCGGCGGGGAGTGATCCGCGGTTACCACGCCGACATCGATCCCGCCGCCCTCAACCGTGGCGTCCAGGCGCTGGTCTCGGTCCAGGTCCGCCCGCTCAACCGCACGGTGATCGACACGTTCAAGGGCTTCGCCAGCTCGCTGCCGGAGGTCCTCCATGTCTTCGTGCTCTCCGGCGGCGACGACTTCCTCCTCCATGTCGCCGTACAGGATCTCGATCGGCTGCACGCCTTCCTCGTCGACCGGCTCAGCAAGCGCGCCGAGATCACCGGCTTCCGCACCTCGATGATCTTCCAGCAGGTCAGCAACACGACGCCGCCGTCCCTGCCTTCCTGA
- a CDS encoding MFS transporter: MTDHHTGQRTAPGHSRLVVLLASACGVAVGNVYFPQAVAPLVAAGLGVSPGTAAGVVTATQFGYAVGIFLLVPLGDRLPPRPLLVTLLTVTGAGLCAAAAAPALPPLLAAGVLVGMATVVAPLAGPLAAGLVPAERRGVVGGTLLSGALAGMLLSRTAGGALGDRMGWRAPYVLAALLTFLVALLLARALPAVAPPSRQRYPRLLAEPVRLLCTEPALRHSSFNQATVFAGFSAAWTDVALLLTGPVYGLGADAVGLLALVNAVTMCVTPVAGRLVDRRGPDTVNLVCFLAVLASVAFLALGGLGGVPGLLSLVIGTLLLDVGMQSGMVANQVRVYALAANVRSRLNTAYMTCAYLGGSLGSWLAARAYGWGGWTGACALVALLTGLGLVRHLGARSGRRPAPRTAPF, from the coding sequence ATGACGGATCACCACACCGGGCAGCGTACCGCGCCCGGACACTCCCGGCTCGTCGTGCTGCTGGCGTCGGCCTGCGGGGTCGCGGTCGGCAACGTGTACTTCCCGCAGGCCGTCGCCCCGCTCGTGGCGGCGGGCCTCGGCGTCTCCCCCGGCACGGCGGCCGGGGTGGTGACGGCAACTCAGTTCGGCTATGCGGTGGGCATCTTCCTGCTCGTACCGCTCGGCGACCGGCTGCCGCCCCGCCCGCTGCTGGTCACCCTGCTCACCGTCACCGGCGCCGGCCTGTGCGCCGCTGCCGCCGCGCCCGCGCTGCCGCCGCTGCTCGCGGCCGGCGTGCTGGTCGGCATGGCCACGGTGGTCGCCCCGCTGGCCGGTCCGCTGGCCGCCGGACTGGTCCCGGCCGAGCGGCGGGGCGTGGTCGGCGGCACGCTGCTGAGCGGCGCCCTCGCCGGGATGCTGCTCTCCCGCACGGCCGGCGGCGCCCTCGGCGACCGTATGGGCTGGCGGGCCCCGTACGTCCTGGCGGCGCTGCTGACCTTCCTGGTAGCGCTGCTCCTGGCCCGCGCGCTCCCGGCCGTCGCGCCTCCGTCCCGGCAACGTTATCCCCGCCTGCTGGCCGAGCCCGTCCGCCTCCTGTGCACCGAACCCGCCCTGCGCCACTCCTCCTTCAACCAGGCGACGGTGTTCGCCGGTTTCTCCGCCGCCTGGACCGACGTGGCGCTGCTCCTGACAGGCCCGGTGTACGGGCTCGGCGCGGACGCGGTCGGACTGCTCGCGCTGGTCAACGCGGTGACCATGTGCGTGACGCCGGTCGCGGGGCGGCTGGTGGACCGGCGGGGTCCGGACACGGTCAACCTGGTCTGCTTCCTCGCGGTCCTCGCGTCCGTGGCGTTCCTCGCCCTCGGCGGCCTGGGCGGCGTCCCCGGTCTGCTGTCCCTGGTGATCGGCACGCTGCTGCTGGACGTCGGCATGCAGTCCGGCATGGTCGCCAACCAGGTGCGTGTCTACGCCCTCGCCGCCAACGTCCGCAGCCGCCTCAACACCGCCTACATGACCTGCGCCTACCTGGGCGGCAGCCTCGGTTCCTGGCTCGCCGCCCGCGCGTACGGGTGGGGAGGCTGGACCGGGGCGTGCGCTCTGGTCGCGCTGCTGACCGGCCTGGGCCTGGTACGGCACCTGGGAGCACGGTCCGGCCGCCGACCGGCGCCCCGGACGGCTCCCTTCTGA
- a CDS encoding DUF5937 family protein, translating to MISFRLGVDDLADTRFAISPLGELMESLRVLRAPALHPLHRGWRRTVLAALAPADLPLLSALVGPTLALPDFLTPRPIAYAPTLDEELTVVRATPPEVVRRDLRAAHAPRPLPGALRQADAPGDGPVRELLDALCVLLHRYWQTALLPYWPRIRLVLEADITHRAGQLATGGARSLFSGLHPNLGWRDGVLTVEKMIGRHAVDGAGRGLRLVPSVFAHKPAPPISAEAPPMLAYPGRGTATLWEPEPAPDASALTALLGAPRTTLLRLLAEPLPTVELARRLAVTPSAVSQHLRVLAATGLVTRTRDGRRVLYRRSALAERLVCAPGVRAVQGPVPACPGARFSLCRR from the coding sequence ATGATCAGCTTCCGGCTCGGGGTCGACGACCTCGCCGACACCCGGTTCGCCATCTCCCCGCTCGGCGAGCTGATGGAGAGCCTGCGGGTCCTGCGCGCCCCGGCCCTGCACCCCCTGCACCGCGGCTGGCGCCGCACCGTGCTCGCCGCTCTCGCCCCGGCCGACCTGCCCCTGCTGTCGGCCCTGGTCGGCCCGACCCTCGCCCTGCCCGACTTCCTGACCCCCCGGCCCATCGCCTACGCCCCCACGCTCGACGAGGAGTTGACCGTCGTACGGGCCACGCCCCCGGAGGTCGTACGACGTGACCTGCGCGCCGCGCACGCCCCGCGCCCGCTCCCCGGCGCGCTACGGCAGGCAGACGCACCCGGCGACGGCCCGGTCCGCGAACTCCTCGACGCCCTCTGTGTGTTGCTGCACCGCTACTGGCAGACGGCGCTGCTGCCGTACTGGCCGCGGATCCGGCTCGTCCTGGAGGCCGACATCACGCACCGCGCGGGACAGCTGGCCACCGGAGGGGCGCGCTCGCTCTTCTCCGGTCTGCATCCGAACCTCGGCTGGCGGGACGGTGTGCTGACGGTCGAGAAGATGATCGGCCGGCACGCGGTGGACGGCGCCGGGCGGGGCCTGCGGCTGGTTCCCTCGGTCTTCGCTCACAAGCCGGCACCGCCGATCAGCGCCGAGGCACCGCCCATGCTCGCCTATCCGGGCCGGGGCACGGCGACCTTGTGGGAACCGGAACCCGCCCCTGACGCCTCCGCGCTCACCGCCCTGCTGGGCGCCCCCCGGACCACCTTGCTGCGCCTGCTCGCGGAACCGCTCCCCACAGTGGAGCTGGCCCGCCGCCTCGCCGTGACCCCGAGCGCCGTCTCCCAGCACCTGCGCGTCCTGGCCGCCACGGGCCTGGTGACCCGGACCCGGGACGGACGCCGGGTGCTGTACCGACGCAGCGCCTTGGCCGAGCGATTGGTCTGCGCCCCTGGTGTCCGGGCGGTGCAGGGGCCCGTGCCGGCTTGTCCTGGAGCGCGCTTCAGCCTCTGTCGTCGATGA